One window of the Pseudochaenichthys georgianus chromosome 21, fPseGeo1.2, whole genome shotgun sequence genome contains the following:
- the LOC117466492 gene encoding RNA-binding motif, single-stranded-interacting protein 1 isoform X1, producing the protein MIFANTGNPLRTPYRKQPLVAPSSHPMAPPSPSSSSSSTAGWDQLSKTNLYIRGLSPSTTDHDLVKLCQPYGKIVSTKAILDKTTNKCKGYGFVDFDNPTAAQKAVAALKTTGVQAQMAKQQEQDPTNLYISNLPMSMDEQELENMLKHFGQVISTRILRDSSGRSRGVGFARMESTEKCDAVISHFNGKFIKTPAGVPVSSEPLLCKFADGGQKKRQNQNRFVLNGRGWGRDGDSRLAGMTLTYDPSAAALQNGFFQQAYSISNRMIAQSMSPYMSPVSAYQMQNPSWMAHQPYILPHPGTVLSPSMDPSMSLQPTSMMAPLAQQMSHLSMGNAGTFMAANSAMQGAYIPQYAHMQTSNVPLEDNGAQSQVDSSGNHSPYSYQQTK; encoded by the exons ATGATTTTTGCCAATACTGGAAACCCACTAAGGACTCCGTATCGCAAACAG CCACTTGTTGCCCCGTCGTCCCACCCCATGGCTCCCCCCAGcccgagcagcagcagcagcagcactgcAGGCTGGGACCAGCTCAGCAAAACCAACCTCTACATCCGAGGCTTGTCCCCCTCTACCACAGACCATGACCTGGTCAAGCTCTGTCAGCC GTATGGCAAAATTGTGTCAACAAAGGCCATCCTGGACAAGACtacaaacaaatgtaaag GATATGGCTTTGTGGACTTTGACAACCCCACTGCAGCTCAGAAAGCTGTGGCTGCCCTGAAGACCACTGGTGTCCAAGCTCAGATGGCAAAG CAACAAGAACAAGACCCGACAAACCTTTACATCTCCAACTTGCCCATGTCCATGGATGAGCAGGAACTGGAGAACATGCTGAAGCACTTCGGCCAGGTCATATCCACGCGCATCCTGAGGGACTCCAGTGGACGCAGCAGAGGGGTGGGCTTTGCAAG GATGGAGTCAACTGAAAAATGTGATGCAGTCATTTCTCACTTCAATGGAAAGTTTATTAAAACACCTGCAGGTGTTCCAG TATCATCTGAACCTTTGCTGTGCAAGTTTGCTGATGGTGGACAGAAAAAGCGTCAAAATCAGAATAGATTTGTCCTGAATGGTCGCGGCTGGGGAAGAGACGGTGACTCAAGACTG GCTGGAATGACACTCACATATGATCCCAGTGCAGCTGCTTTGCAAAatgg ATTTTTCCAACAAGCATACAGTATTTCAAACAGGATGATTGCTCAATCCATGTCTCCTTACATGTCTCCTGTTTCAGCATACCAG ATGCAGAACCCATCCTGGATGGCTCATCAACCCTACATCTTGCCCCACCCA GGTACTGTGTTATCGCCCTCTATGGACCCATCTATGTCACTACAGCCTACTTCCATGATGGCCCCTCTTGCGCAGCAGATGAGTCACCTCTCGATGGGCAACGCAGGAACG TTCATGGCGGCCAACTCAGCTATGCAAGGAGCATATATTCCACAGTATGCACATATGCAGACATCAAATGTTCCTTTAGAG GACAATGGTGCGCAGTCACAAGTGGACTCTTCCGGCAATCATTCCCCATATTCCTACCAACAAACCAAGTAG
- the LOC117466492 gene encoding RNA-binding motif, single-stranded-interacting protein 1 isoform X2 — translation MIFANTGNPLRTPYRKQPLVAPSSHPMAPPSPSSSSSSTAGWDQLSKTNLYIRGLSPSTTDHDLVKLCQPYGKIVSTKAILDKTTNKCKGYGFVDFDNPTAAQKAVAALKTTGVQAQMAKQQEQDPTNLYISNLPMSMDEQELENMLKHFGQVISTRILRDSSGRSRGVGFARMESTEKCDAVISHFNGKFIKTPAGVPVSSEPLLCKFADGGQKKRQNQNRFVLNGRGWGRDGDSRLAGMTLTYDPSAAALQNGFFQQAYSISNRMIAQSMSPYMSPVSAYQMQNPSWMAHQPYILPHPGTVLSPSMDPSMSLQPTSMMAPLAQQMSHLSMGNAGTFMAANSAMQGAYIPQYAHMQTSNVPLEVRATTSLQPDE, via the exons ATGATTTTTGCCAATACTGGAAACCCACTAAGGACTCCGTATCGCAAACAG CCACTTGTTGCCCCGTCGTCCCACCCCATGGCTCCCCCCAGcccgagcagcagcagcagcagcactgcAGGCTGGGACCAGCTCAGCAAAACCAACCTCTACATCCGAGGCTTGTCCCCCTCTACCACAGACCATGACCTGGTCAAGCTCTGTCAGCC GTATGGCAAAATTGTGTCAACAAAGGCCATCCTGGACAAGACtacaaacaaatgtaaag GATATGGCTTTGTGGACTTTGACAACCCCACTGCAGCTCAGAAAGCTGTGGCTGCCCTGAAGACCACTGGTGTCCAAGCTCAGATGGCAAAG CAACAAGAACAAGACCCGACAAACCTTTACATCTCCAACTTGCCCATGTCCATGGATGAGCAGGAACTGGAGAACATGCTGAAGCACTTCGGCCAGGTCATATCCACGCGCATCCTGAGGGACTCCAGTGGACGCAGCAGAGGGGTGGGCTTTGCAAG GATGGAGTCAACTGAAAAATGTGATGCAGTCATTTCTCACTTCAATGGAAAGTTTATTAAAACACCTGCAGGTGTTCCAG TATCATCTGAACCTTTGCTGTGCAAGTTTGCTGATGGTGGACAGAAAAAGCGTCAAAATCAGAATAGATTTGTCCTGAATGGTCGCGGCTGGGGAAGAGACGGTGACTCAAGACTG GCTGGAATGACACTCACATATGATCCCAGTGCAGCTGCTTTGCAAAatgg ATTTTTCCAACAAGCATACAGTATTTCAAACAGGATGATTGCTCAATCCATGTCTCCTTACATGTCTCCTGTTTCAGCATACCAG ATGCAGAACCCATCCTGGATGGCTCATCAACCCTACATCTTGCCCCACCCA GGTACTGTGTTATCGCCCTCTATGGACCCATCTATGTCACTACAGCCTACTTCCATGATGGCCCCTCTTGCGCAGCAGATGAGTCACCTCTCGATGGGCAACGCAGGAACG TTCATGGCGGCCAACTCAGCTATGCAAGGAGCATATATTCCACAGTATGCACATATGCAGACATCAAATGTTCCTTTAGAGGTACGTGCAACAACATCACTGCAGCCTGATGAAT GA
- the cd302 gene encoding CD302 antigen, producing the protein MESTEKHQRSLSFTCGVLVLFLQLRLGLTGDCPADGRTWVPFGDGCYHFVHGAEDKIKSYTFDRAKTLCQGFELLTIQSAEENDFVFKYSPEVWKNNVNIWLGMYYDTNSDNMKWFGEKPVGFSNWEDSSSPSNLMPLDTCVALHTNTGKWENVSCLEQAENGVVCETDQKAEEVKQKPSALLSALVILSVVAIMGVSSVIWFLHQKRNLGTSIFTPFEYHPPLVLDSDQSCLVEAEENDNVP; encoded by the exons ATGGAGTCAACGGAGAAACATCAGCGTTCCCTATCATTTACATGCGGTGTCCTTGTGTTGTTTCTTCAGCTGCGGTTGGGTTTGACGGGAG ACTGCCCTGCAGATGGACGCACCTGGGTGCCATTTGGAGACGGGTGTTACCACTTTGTCCACGGAGCAGAAGACAAAATCAAAAGCTACACTTTTGATAGAGCAAAAACTCTCTGCCAAGGGTTTG AGCTTTTGACCATCCAGAGTGCTGAGGAGAATGACTTTGTCTTTAAATATAGCCCAGAGGTCTGGAAAAACAATGTCAACATTTGGCTGGGGATGTATTATGACACAAACA GTGACAACATGAAGTGGTTTGGTGAGAAACCTGTAGGATTCAGTAACTGGGAGGACAGCTCTTCCCCATCAAACCTTATGCCCTTGGATACATGTGTGGCCCTGCACACCAACACAGGAAAATGGGAAAATGTCAGTTGCCTGGAACAAGCAGAGAATGGAGTAGTCTGCGAAACAGATCAAA AGGCAGAGGAAGTCAAGCAGA AACCCAGTGCGCTGCTGTCTGCTCTGGTCATTCTCAGCGTGGTGGCCATCATGGGAGTCTCCTCAGTTATTTGGTTCCTTCACCAGAAGCGCAATCTAGGTACCTCTATCTTCACGCCCTTTGAATACCACCCTCCGTTAGTCCTGGACTCAGACCAGTCCTGTCTGGTGGAGGCAGAGGAGAATGACAACGTGCCATAG